In Xenopus laevis strain J_2021 chromosome 2S, Xenopus_laevis_v10.1, whole genome shotgun sequence, a genomic segment contains:
- the mtfr1l.S gene encoding mitochondrial fission regulator 1-like-B — protein MASLGAAAEPERSLFGKDGAEACESPEGRRSGRRKRTKIVPVWENKPCGSSRSLVRRIGSHLPLKPCTRACFEALPSPANLYLTDTPMVPTLADIKWIAADDDETYARVRSDTRPLKHKWRPSPLLVMHRNSSVPNLKMKEEKMFCLKKPGLSLNKSSDIQEELSILRSQIARIVAGDSVSSCLGSDSIPVNVDLEATLPDYGPSYQSTTSFVISDITEEDELDVSEYSSASLVDSTISLQRQLETNMSDDDEDSLCLSKSNSFADMMGILKDIHKMKLNRDWSNRNQCLHKEEDPVNLISEVLKQKFALCDPDNVKTND, from the exons ATGGCTTCTTTGGGTGCAGCTGCTGAACCAGAGAGGAGTCTTTTTGGCAAGGACGGAGCTGAGGCCTGTGAGAGCCCTGAGGGGCGGAGAAGTGGTCGGAGGAAGCGAACCAAG ATTGTACCAGTTTGGGAGAATAAGCCATGTGGATCTTCACGTAGCCTAGTGAGAAGAATTGGCTCTCACCTGCCACTAAAGCCATGCACCAGAGCTTGCTTTGAG GCCCTACCATCTCCTGCTAATTTGTATTTAACTGATACACCAATGGTCCCAACACTAGCTGACATTAAGTGGATTGCAGCAGATGATGATGAGACATACGCAAGAGTGAG GAGTGACACAAGACCCCTGAAACATAAATGGAGGCCAAGCCCACTTTTAGTGATGCACAGAAATTCCTCTGTCCCCAATCTgaaaatgaaagaagaaaaaatgttttgtttaaagaaaccTGGCTTATCACTAAACAAGTCTTCAGACATACAAGAGGAACTTAGCATTCTGAGAAGTCAGATAGCAAGAATTGTTGCTGGTGATTCAG TTTCCTCCTGTTTGGGatcagattccatacctgtaaatgtgGATCTGGAAGCCACTCTTCCTGACTATGGCCCCTCCTATCAATCTACCACCTCATTTGTAATTAGTGATATCACAGAAGAAGATGAGTTGGATGTGTCTGAATACTCCTCTGCTTCACTAGTTGATTCAACCATAAGCCTGCAGCGCCAATTGGAAACCAATATGTCAGATGATGATGAAGATTCGCTATGCCTATCAAAATCCAATAGTTTTGCAGACATGATGGGAATTTTGAAGGATATCCACAAGATGAAACTAAATAGAGATTG gtCAAACAGAAATCAGTGTTTACACAAAGAAGAAGATCCAGTCAATCTTATATCGGAAGTTTTAAAGCAAAAGTTTGCACTTTGTGATCCTGATAATGTGAAAACGAATGATTAA